From the Firmicutes bacterium CAG:345 genome, the window AAAGATAGAGCTTTATCAAAACAATATATGGGAAAAAGAGTTGCTGCTAAAGGCGTCTATATGCATGATGGTGCTGCCGGTCAAAAAAATGTTGCTTCATTCTTTTTCGATGATGATGGTGTTTTAGCCCAAGATACCTTAATTATTAAAGATGGTATTTTAGTCGGAGGAATGTGTGACTTAGTCTCTGGAACTCAATTAAACTATAAACCTACTGGAAATGGTCGTCGCCAATCTCATTTAAATAAGGTATATACCAGAATGACCAATACTTATTTTGAAAAAGGTCATGATAAATTAGAAGATATGATCAAATCTATTAAACATGGATATATGTTATTTGATACAAATAATGGTATGGAAGATCCAAAAAACTGGGCTATTCAATGCACTTGTGAATATGGAATAGAAATAGTTGATGGAAAATTGACTGATAATTATGTTTCCCCTGTTGTTATGAGCGGATTCGTTCTTGATCTTTTAAATTCAATTAGCATGATATCTGACGATTTTGAAATCAATGGTGCTGGTTTCTGCGGAAAAGGATATAAGGAATGGGTTCGTGTCAGCGATGGCGGTCCAGCAATTAAAGCGAGGGTTAAATTAGGATGATTACAAAAATTGAAAATATATTAAAACAATATAAAGATATTTCCCAATATCAAATTACCGAAACAAAAACAGATTCTTATGAAATATATTTTGTTCATAAAAACGCTGAAACAATAAGAACTACTACCAGTACTAATTATAAGGTATTAATAATTCAAAATTTTGGCGATAAAATCGGTACTAGCAATTTTATCATTCAATCATATATGACAGAAGAAGATATCAAAAAAGAAGTAGATACAGCTATCGCTTTATGTTCTAAAGCCATATGTTCTCCTTATCTTCTCACTGAAAATGAAAACTCAGATGAAGTCATTAAAAGTAACTTAAATAACTTCAGCAAAGAAGAATTAGCCAAAAAAGTATATAATTGTTTCTTCAAAGAAAGAGAAGATAAAAACGCCACAATCAACGCCTTAGAAATATTTATCAAAAACTCTTCTATACATATAATCAACTCAAGAGGAACAGATAAAAAAGAAACTAGTTCTAATCTTTTCGTCGAATCAATTCCTACTTACACTATTGGAAACGATTCTGTTGAATTGTATAAATCCTATACATATAACAATGTTAATCTCGATGAATTAACAGCAGAAATTGATGCTTCATTAAATGATGTCAAATTACGTTTTTATGCTAAACATCCTGAAAGCAATATTTCTTGCAAAGTAATTTTCCGTGCTCAAGAAATTGAATCGATAATCGGAGATATTGCCAATCAAGCAAATTATGCTGCTGTATATTCTAAATCTAATGTCTATAAATTAAATGACAATTTACAAAATTCAAAAACAGCAGATAAATTAAATGTTACTTTAACCAATAAACAAAATGGTATCATATTAAAATCTTTCGACTATTTCGGTTCTTCTTATGTTCCAACAAAAGTAATTGAAGACGGAATTTTAAAAAGAAACTTCGGTAATCTTCAATTCGCCCAATATTTAAAATTACCTTGCACAGGCGCTCTTCCTTTCATCAACTTAGAACCTGGTGAAACAAAAGAAGAAGAAATGAGAAAAGAACCTTATTTGGAATGCGCTTCAATGTCAGGTATTCAATTAAATATTGAACAAAACTATATTGGTGGAGAAGTTCGACTTGGCTATTACTTTGATGGAAAAACAAAAACGCCAATTTCTGGAATTTCTATCAGTGGAAAATTAGATGAATTCCTCTCTTCTTTAAAACTTTCTAAAGAAACAGTTTCTGGTGCTTATTACGAAGGTCCAAAAATTATTTCTGGCGATCACTTTATAATAATGTAAAAATATTAAATAAAAATGTTGAGATTTAAAACTTTTCTCAACATTTTTTATTTGCACCTATTTTAAATAATACAATGTATTTTTACCTTCTCCTTTTATCGCGACTAATTCTTCATTTATCAATGTTTCAACATTCATAAATAAAGTAATATCAGGTTTAATAGAATCTCTTGCAGCATTCATAACTTGTTGAATTAAATAATCAGAATTTTCTCCCCCCACAAACACTGCCATCATCATTTATTCCAATATAAATAGTTACTTCACGAGTGTTAGCAAAGGCAATAATTTCTTTTTTTATATTGTCAGTATACTTAGATTTTAATTCAGTTACTTCTTTTTCAACAAATAACATATAACCCTCTAATATTATTTCTTTTTTAATAATATTATATTCTGTTCAAATGAACAGAATATGAACAGTAAAGCATTAAAAAAAATGCTGAATTTTAACTTCAGCATCCCTATTAATGTCATTTAATAATTTTTAATTTTATTTTTTGACAATCCATTTATCTCCATCTTGTTCTGAATGATATCCACTTTCAATATATTGTCCATAAATTTCTTTACTGAAAGTACCGCCAGAAATTTTTACTGATGAAGCAACTTTAGTGCCAAATACATTGTTGCTTAGTAGTACTTCTTTATTCATATTCATTTACTCACATCAATATATTATCCTGATTTAAATGGTATGCAACTTTTTATAAATATGAAATAAAATTACAATTTACCAAACTCTTTCATCAGCCATGTTTTTCCAACTTGGCGTGCACCTTCAATTATTAATGGTTTTCTATTTTTACTTTCTTTCCATCTTTTTAATTTTTCAATAGCAATTCGATACATAATTTCTCTTCTCTTCTATTATCTATAAATATAGTATGCCATACTTTTACAAAAAATACAGCGAATGTTCTTCAAGTACAACACTTTTTACAATGAAATTTTGTTATATAACTACACTTTTTGCAACGAAAAAATGTTTTTTAACTTTAAAATAAAACTAAAACAACATTTCAAAGCTTTTACTTACAATTTTATATAAGTTATTTTATTGCATAGAAAAAGCTGTTGTTTAACTTTTTTAGTTATTCAACAGCTTATTTAGATTTTATTCTAGTTCGAATGCACCAGTATAAAGTTGATAGTAATTACCTTTCTTTGCTATAAGTTCTTCATGGTTACCACGTTCAATGATTCTACCATGATCTAAGACCATGATAACATCGCAGTTTTGAACTGTTGATAAACGGTGAGCAATAACAAATACGGTTCTTCCTTGCATCAATTTATCTGTACCTTCTTGAACCAAAGCTTCTGTTCTTGTGTCAATTGATGATGTTGCTTCATCCATGATCATAACTGGAGCATTGCAGCAAGCAGCTCTAGCAATACTTAATAATTGACGTTGTCCTTGTGATAAGTTTGCACCATCTGATTCAAGCATAGTATTAAATCCTTGTGGAAGTCTAGTGATAAAGTCATATGCATTTGCAATTTTTGCTGCTTCATAAACTTCTTCATCAGTAGCATCTAATCTTCCATAACGGATATTTTCCATAACTGTTCCAGTGAATAAGTTTGTATCTTGTAAGACTATTCCTAAGCTTCGTCTTAAGTCTGATTTTTTAATCTTATTTATATTGATACCATCATATCTAATCTTACCATCTGCTATATCATAGAATCTATTGATAAGATTTGTGATTGTTGTTTTACCTGCACCGGTAGCGCCAACAAAGGCTACTCTCTGTCCAGGTTCAGCATATAAGGTTACATTATGAAGAACTATCTTATCAGGATTGTATCCAAAGTCTACATCGAACATGCGAATGTCACCTTTTAATGGAATATAATCAACCTTTTCTTCTTCATGTGGGTGTTTCCATGCCCATAAACCTGTTCTCTCTTGAGTTTCAACTAATGTGCCATCTTCGTTTTCTTTGACATTGACTAAAGTGACATATCCTTCATCTTGTTCTGGTTGTTCATCCATCAAATCAAAGACACGTTTAGCACCAGCAATACCCATAACTACAGAATTAATTTGCATTGCGGCATTATTGACGTTTTGTGAAAATTGACGAGCCATATTTAAGAAAGAAACAACAACACCAGAAGAGAATGTTGTCATACCAATAATAGTTAAATTAGCTTTGACATCACCGAATTGTAAGAATAAAATTGTTCCAATAACAGCGATAACAGCATACATAATATTACCAATATTTCCAGTAATTGGTCCAAGAATATTAGAATATCTATTTGCTAAATAAGATTGTTCTCCAAGAAGATCATTCTTTTTCTTGAAATCTTTTTTACTTTCTTCTTCATGGCAGAATACTTTAATGACTTTTTGACCGTTCATTGATTCTTCAATGAAACCTTCAACTTGTCCTAAAGTTTGTTGTTGTTGAACAAAGAATCTACCAGATTTTGCTCCGATATTCTTTGTTGCTAAAAACATCATAAATACACCGACAAAAAGAATTAAAGCTAACCAAATTGAATAGACCAACATAATGACAACTAATGTCAACATAATTGTTACACATTGAATTAAAGAAGGAATAGATTGTGTAACTAATTGACGAACAGCATCAATATCATTTGTATAAATACTCATAATATTACCATGAGTATGTTGATCGAAATATTTAATAGGTAAAGTTTCCATTTTGTCAAAAGTTATTTTACGCATATAATTTAAAAACTTTTGACCAAGAACAGCATTTAATTGAGTGTAAATAATAGAAGATATAATACCAACAGTATATAAGCAGGCCATCAAAAGGATGTAGTGATTTAACTGGGAAGATAACTCAGAGAAAGGTACATTATTTTCAATAGCTGGACTGATAACATTGTTAATAATTTGAGCAATGAAGATTGCACCAGTTGTTTGGCTTGCCGCTGCTAAAAGAATACAGATAACAAATATAATCAATTTAAATCCATATACTTTCCAAACATATGAGAAGGTTCTTTTCAATATTTTCAATGAATCAGCATCCATTTTCATATTGCCTCTGGCGCCTCTATTGCGACTTGGCATACGACCATTATTCGCCATCTTTAGCACCTCCTTTGTTTTGTGCATAGTAGACACTACGATATACTTCACTCTTTTTCATCAATTCTTCATGAGTTCCAATATCATCGATTCTACCATTATTCATAACTATAATTTGATCTGCTTCTTGAACAGATTGAATACGTTGAGCAACAATAATTTTTGTAACATCAGGATTATTTTTCTTCAATGCAGCTCTGATCATACTATCTGTTTTTGTATCGACAGCAGAAGTAGAGTCATCCAAAATTAATACTTTCGGATTCTTCAGCAAAGCTCTAGCGATACATAATCTTTGCTTTTGACCACCGCTGACATTTGTTCCACCTTCTTCAATATAAGTATCGTATTTATCTGGGAATTGAGAAACAAATTCATCGGCACAAGCTGTTTTACAGGCAGCAACAATTTCTTCATCTGTCGCATCTAATTTACCCCAACGCATATTCTCTTTAATAGTTCCACTGAAAAGGACATTTTTCTGTAATACAACAGCAATGTTATTTCTCAATGTATTTAAATCATAATTTCTGACATCGATATCACCGACTTTAATATCACCTTCTGTAACATCATAAAGACGAGAAATCAAATTTACTAAAGAAGTTTTACCAGAACCTGTAGAGCCTAAAATACCTACAGTTTGACCTGATTTAATATGAACATCAATATCTTGTAAAACATATTTCTCTGCTTTATTACTATATTTAAAAGAAACATGATTGAAATCAATATCACCATTTTTAACTTCCATAACTGGATTTTCAGGATTGGTTAAATTAGATTCAGTTTTCAAAACTTCATAAACACGACGCATAGATTCAATAGATAAACTCATCATGACAAAAATCATAGCGAGCATCATCATACTGGAAAGCATTTGAATTCCATAAGTATTTAAACTGGATAATTCACCAACACCAAAATTTGTACCTAAACCGCTGAAAATATTTGTATGAGTACAAGCAACTTTAGCACCTAAATAACAGATAAGAAGCATAGATACTTGAATGCAGAATTGCATTACTGGGTTGTTCCACGCCAATATTCTTTCAGCCTTTATAAATTGCTTTGTTAAATCATCGCTGGCTTTAGCAAATTTTTGTTTTTCAAAATCTTCACGAACATAAGCTTTAACAACACGAATTCCCCGAACATTTTCTTGAACAGAATTATTCAACTTATCATATTGTTTAAAGACACGTGTAAATATTGGCATAACAACATAGATAATTGCAAATAGAACTATTCCAAGAATTGGAATAAATGCGGCATATACTGCTGCCAATTCTGCATTGATAATGAATGACATTGTAATAGATAAAATGAGCATCAAAGGACATCTAATAACAATTCTCAAGCACATTTGATAAGCCATTTGAATGTTTTGAATATCAGTTGTCAAACGAGTTACCAAAGAAGAAGTTTGAAAATCATCTATATTAGAGAATGAGAAATCTTGAATCTTATTATATAAATCTTGACGGAGATTTTTAGCAAAACCAGTAGAAGCCTTAGCACCTAAGATTCCCCCTAAAATACCCGCAGCAAGTGAAATCATCGCCATAACTAATAAAACAGCTCCGTAAATTAAAACTTGAGAAATTTCCGGATTACTAGATTCCATAAGATTGATCATATCCCTGTTGACAAAGACTAAGAATACTTCCATCAAAACTTCAACGATCATAACTAGTGGGCATAATATAGAATAGATTTTATATTCGCGAACTGATTTTAATAAAGTTTTAATCATCTTTTCCCTCCAAATAATTTCTAATTTTTTCAAGACTTGCAATCAAATTATTATATTCATCTTCAGAAAATAAATTAAACATATTTTCTTCTAAAGTCTCAAATTCATTATGGACTTTTTCATTCATTGCAAACCCTTTTTCTGTAAGAACAATACGGCGTAATCTGCCATCATCTTTTCCTACTTTGCGTTCTATATATCCCGCATCCTCTAAAGAATTAAGAATACTTGTTATAGTCGATTTCTTCAATCCAAAAAACTTTTCAATATCTTTTTGATAAATATTCTCATCTTTATGTTCATTTAAGAAACGAAGAATAAAGCTGTTTCCCAATGTAACTTGAGGATTCTCATGAAATATTTTAGAATTCGCTACTCTGTTTTTAAAACTTTTAGAAGTAGTTTTTAATAAATACCCTAAATTTTTTATTTCATTTTCCTCCTTTCAAATAGTTTGTTTATCAAACTAACTTATTCTACTCATTCTCTTCCTATTTTTCAAGACATTTTTTATTACTTTTATGAAAATGCGTAAAAAATTTTCACAAAAGAAAAGAGCTATTAAATAGCTTGCAAAAGTAATTTAATAGCTCAGTATTTTTATAAAGCTTTTAACGAAATTCTTTAAAGTCTTGTAACAACAACGGTACCAATCTCATCATTCAAATTAGTTTTTCCTAAAACAGAATTATTATCATAAGAAAGTGTAACTGTATAGTTGTCTTTAGTTAAACCATATGCATATAAAGCATACATAGAATCAGCATTATTCAATACTTCTAATTTCGTATTTAATAATGTAACATTTGTGGAATAATTATATGCAGAAGTACTTCTATTTCCTATTGTTAAAGCAGCAGTAGGAAGTTCATTCCCGCTACCCCAAGTTGTTTCAAAATATTTATTCATAGGTGAAAATTTACCGCTGACTGTCATTGTACAATCTTTAAATGTAGCAGTTCCACCACGAACAAAAGCAGCATGTCTACCTCCATTAAAAGAGCATCCTTCAAAATATGCCACAACAGGAACATTAATATAGACTGCCGAATTATCAAAATCACTAGTTTCTGTAACAAATTCACAATTATATGCTGAAATACTAATCAAAGGACTATTAACTTGCGCTGTTGAAGCATTAGTTCCTAATGCATAAACCCCAGCTTTAATCTTTGTATTTTTTAAAATAACTTCAGATTTTTCGTAAGGGAAAATACCATATGCATTTTTATTTGTTAAGTTTACACCTTCCATTGTTAATTTATTTCCATCCATGACAACAATAGAAGAGCCAGATTTTTTACTAATCAAAATTCCGTTTTTTATTGTACCATTAGATTGGTTAACAAGTTCCATTTGATAAAAAGTTAAAGTATAATTATTCAAATCAAGAACAAATTTCTTATTATCAATTGATATATCAGTATCATATTTTACATCTGAAGTAAAAAGGCAATATTTTTCTTCATCAATGTAATTTTTAAGATTTCCTTGATTTTCAGAATTAATTAAAACAACATTTGATGATTCTTCAAGAACATCTTTCTTTACTTCAATAGAAGAAGAACTTGCTAATTCATTTTTAACATTTTCATCTAATGCAATAACTGTACCATTAATTTGAGAATTTGTACTTTGTGAAACTTTTACATCTGTAAGATCTGTCGAAGTTAAAACAACTGAATTAATTGATGATCCATCTTTTAAATTCAATGTTCCTTTATTTAATGTTATATTGCCTTGAACTTCTCCAAATTCATTAAGTGTTGAACCAGAAACGGAGTTGAATTCTACTGATGCAGCCATTCCATAATGAGAAATTGTTGAATCTGTTGCTTCAACATTAAGTGTTCCACCATTTGTACGAATACTAACTGT encodes:
- a CDS encoding peptidase U62 modulator of DNA gyrase (product inferred by homology to UniProt); this translates as MITKIENILKQYKDISQYQITETKTDSYEIYFVHKNAETIRTTTSTNYKVLIIQNFGDKIGTSNFIIQSYMTEEDIKKEVDTAIALCSKAICSPYLLTENENSDEVIKSNLNNFSKEELAKKVYNCFFKEREDKNATINALEIFIKNSSIHIINSRGTDKKETSSNLFVESIPTYTIGNDSVELYKSYTYNNVNLDELTAEIDASLNDVKLRFYAKHPESNISCKVIFRAQEIESIIGDIANQANYAAVYSKSNVYKLNDNLQNSKTADKLNVTLTNKQNGIILKSFDYFGSSYVPTKVIEDGILKRNFGNLQFAQYLKLPCTGALPFINLEPGETKEEEMRKEPYLECASMSGIQLNIEQNYIGGEVRLGYYFDGKTKTPISGISISGKLDEFLSSLKLSKETVSGAYYEGPKIISGDHFIIM
- a CDS encoding putative uncharacterized protein (product inferred by homology to UniProt); translated protein: MMAVFVGGENSDYLIQQVMNAARDSIKPDITLFMNVETLINEELVAIKGEGKNTLYYLK
- a CDS encoding putative uncharacterized protein (product inferred by homology to UniProt), whose translation is MYRIAIEKLKRWKESKNRKPLIIEGARQVGKTWLMKEFGKL
- a CDS encoding aBC transporter ATP-binding protein (product inferred by homology to UniProt), yielding MIKTLLKSVREYKIYSILCPLVMIVEVLMEVFLVFVNRDMINLMESSNPEISQVLIYGAVLLVMAMISLAAGILGGILGAKASTGFAKNLRQDLYNKIQDFSFSNIDDFQTSSLVTRLTTDIQNIQMAYQMCLRIVIRCPLMLILSITMSFIINAELAAVYAAFIPILGIVLFAIIYVVMPIFTRVFKQYDKLNNSVQENVRGIRVVKAYVREDFEKQKFAKASDDLTKQFIKAERILAWNNPVMQFCIQVSMLLICYLGAKVACTHTNIFSGLGTNFGVGELSSLNTYGIQMLSSMMMLAMIFVMMSLSIESMRRVYEVLKTESNLTNPENPVMEVKNGDIDFNHVSFKYSNKAEKYVLQDIDVHIKSGQTVGILGSTGSGKTSLVNLISRLYDVTEGDIKVGDIDVRNYDLNTLRNNIAVVLQKNVLFSGTIKENMRWGKLDATDEEIVAACKTACADEFVSQFPDKYDTYIEEGGTNVSGGQKQRLCIARALLKNPKVLILDDSTSAVDTKTDSMIRAALKKNNPDVTKIIVAQRIQSVQEADQIIVMNNGRIDDIGTHEELMKKSEVYRSVYYAQNKGGAKDGE
- a CDS encoding transcriptional regulator MarR family (product inferred by homology to UniProt), whose protein sequence is MGNSFILRFLNEHKDENIYQKDIEKFFGLKKSTITSILNSLEDAGYIERKVGKDDGRLRRIVLTEKGFAMNEKVHNEFETLEENMFNLFSEDEYNNLIASLEKIRNYLEGKDD
- a CDS encoding divergent AAA domain protein (product inferred by homology to UniProt), with the protein product MLFVEKEVTELKSKYTDNIKKEIIAFANTREVTIYIGINDDGSVCGGRKF
- a CDS encoding unknown (no significant homology to UniProt), coding for MNKEVLLSNNVFGTKVASSVKISGGTFSKEIYGQYIESGYHSEQDGDKWIVKK
- a CDS encoding putative uncharacterized protein (product inferred by homology to UniProt) is translated as MANNGRMPSRNRGARGNMKMDADSLKILKRTFSYVWKVYGFKLIIFVICILLAAASQTTGAIFIAQIINNVISPAIENNVPFSELSSQLNHYILLMACLYTVGIISSIIYTQLNAVLGQKFLNYMRKITFDKMETLPIKYFDQHTHGNIMSIYTNDIDAVRQLVTQSIPSLIQCVTIMLTLVVIMLVYSIWLALILFVGVFMMFLATKNIGAKSGRFFVQQQQTLGQVEGFIEESMNGQKVIKVFCHEEESKKDFKKKNDLLGEQSYLANRYSNILGPITGNIGNIMYAVIAVIGTILFLQFGDVKANLTIIGMTTFSSGVVVSFLNMARQFSQNVNNAAMQINSVVMGIAGAKRVFDLMDEQPEQDEGYVTLVNVKENEDGTLVETQERTGLWAWKHPHEEEKVDYIPLKGDIRMFDVDFGYNPDKIVLHNVTLYAEPGQRVAFVGATGAGKTTITNLINRFYDIADGKIRYDGININKIKKSDLRRSLGIVLQDTNLFTGTVMENIRYGRLDATDEEVYEAAKIANAYDFITRLPQGFNTMLESDGANLSQGQRQLLSIARAACCNAPVMIMDEATSSIDTRTEALVQEGTDKLMQGRTVFVIAHRLSTVQNCDVIMVLDHGRIIERGNHEELIAKKGNYYQLYTGAFELE
- a CDS encoding uncharacterized protein (product inferred by homology to UniProt) → MAASVEFNSVSGSTLNEFGEVQGNITLNKGTLNLKDGSSINSVVLTSTDLTDVKVSQSTNSQINGTVIALDENVKNELASSSSIEVKKDVLEESSNVVLINSENQGNLKNYIDEEKYCLFTSDVKYDTDISIDNKKFVLDLNNYTLTFYQMELVNQSNGTIKNGILISKKSGSSIVVMDGNKLTMEGVNLTNKNAYGIFPYEKSEVILKNTKIKAGVYALGTNASTAQVNSPLISISAYNCEFVTETSDFDNSAVYINVPVVAYFEGCSFNGGRHAAFVRGGTATFKDCTMTVSGKFSPMNKYFETTWGSGNELPTAALTIGNRSTSAYNYSTNVTLLNTKLEVLNNADSMYALYAYGLTKDNYTVTLSYDNNSVLGKTNLNDEIGTVVVTRL